From the Kallotenue papyrolyticum genome, the window TCTCAAGCTCAAGCAGAGACAACCGCGCAAATGATTGATGCACTCATTACCCATTACAAAACGGGTGAGTCGCTTACGAAACTGTTACATGCTATCGTCGGCGTCGCTGATGTGATAGACACACCTGTTGGTGTATTTTTATATGAATTGATTAACGCGGCCGATATACTCAGCGAAATGATCGTTACTGATCTAGATAATCTACGAAAGATGATCCGCGCTGCAAATACATCAACGGATGGCGTGGCGATTGCAACACAAAAGGTATCTGGCGAGTTATTCGCTAGAGTAGCTGTATTAGATCGCAGAACCGGCAATATGTTTCAAAATCAATTGTCGCTCCCGACCTACTATAAGTACGTTCCGTATGATTGGGAATTAGGCTTTGCTCATGGTAATTGGGAGGAAGGTCATTGGTGGTTTGCTGGCGATGTTCCGTATCAACCTCCCCTCACAGTACCTTGTTTCAACATGTGTGGCTAATATCGTTTTGTCGCTATAGGATGACAAGCACCTCTTTCAAGCAAGAGAGTAAGGCATCTGTATAGATTTTTCAGCGTTTTACTGAATTACACCTAAATATCAATCATGCAAACAAATTTGCTCACCAATTAAATACCGCAATAAACCAAAACCATTCAAGGCGAGACTAAAAACGCCTCAATTTTCGCGCAGTCTAATTAAGGTTATGGCAATTACCCTCGGTCAAATAGGAATTTTTCCAAGCGGCAATGCAAAGAATAGGGCTTTTCTGATCGTTTTAACCCTGATAGTTATAACTTTTCTATATCACTATTTACACACCAAAATGAATAAAGATAGCACCACACTCAAGAAAATGCCGACCAATAGTAGATATAGAATAAGTACACTAGACATAATTTTGTCACTCATTGTAGTTATTGACATCACATATGTAGTGATAAGCGAGATATATCGACACTGACGAAACTTAGTGCATATACCCGGGTCTTCGGATGCAGGCATCCAAGACATCCGTGCGATGCCGTAGCCGTGCGAAGGCCAGACGCAGTTCGTCACGCAGTTCGTCGAGCGTCTCACAACAGACGTTGCCGAGCGCGACCCGCTTCAGCCACCGCCAGAGCCCTTGCGCCGGATTCAGTTCCGGGGCATAGCCGGGCAGCCAGAGCAATTTCAGCCGCCGCGCAGCGCCCGTCGCCAGGAAGTGCTTGACTTCGCGACATCGGTGAATCGCCGCCCCGTCCCAGATCACGAGCAGCTTGCCCGGTACCTGGCGTCAGATATGCGGCAGAAACGCGACGACCCGGTTGCCATTGATCGCCCCGGTTCAGGTACGTGACCGCACTTGGCAGTACTCGCTGATCGCCCTCATGACCGACAAGTGATCGCGCCTCCAGGCAGACGCAGCACCGGTACTTCGCCCCGCCGCGCTGCTCCACGCGGCGCCCAGGTCTTGACCAAGGCAGGCAGCACCTAGACGCCCGACTCATCTACCCAGACGATAGTGCGCCCTTCCTGGTGCGCCCCT encodes:
- a CDS encoding transposase, whose amino-acid sequence is MIWDGAAIHRCREVKHFLATGAARRLKLLWLPGYAPELNPAQGLWRWLKRVALGNVCCETLDELRDELRLAFARLRHRTDVLDACIRRPGYMH